A DNA window from Strix aluco isolate bStrAlu1 chromosome 6, bStrAlu1.hap1, whole genome shotgun sequence contains the following coding sequences:
- the TWIST2 gene encoding twist-related protein 2: MEESSSSPVSPVDSLGTSEEELERQPKRFGRKRRYSKKSSEDGSPNPGKRGKKSSPSSQSYEELQSQRILANVRERQRTQSLNEAFAALRKIIPTLPSDKLSKIQTLKLAARYIDFLYQVLQSDEMDSKMTSCSYVAHERLSYAFSVWRMEGAWSMSASH, translated from the coding sequence ATGGAAGAAAGCTCCAGTTCTCCTGTTTCCCCTGTGGATAGCTTGGGGACCAGTGAAGAGGAGCTGGAAAGGCAGCCAAAGAGATTTGGCAGGAAGAGAAGATACAGTAAGAAGTCCAGCGAAGATGGCAGCCCCAACccagggaagagggggaaaaagtccAGTCCCAGCTCCCAATCTTATGAAGAACTGCAGAGCCAGAGGATCCTGGCCAATGTCAGAGAGAGGCAGAGGACTCAGTCGCTCAATGAAGCTTTTGCTGCCTTGAGGAAAATCATCCCCACTTTGCCCTCTGACAAACTCAGTAAAATCCAGACCCTCAAGCTGGCGGCACGGTATATAGACTTCCTCTACCAGGTGCTACAGAGCGACGAGATGGACAGTAAGATGACGAGCTGCAGTTACGTGGCTCATGAGAGGCTGAGTTATGCCTTCTCCGTATGGAGGATGGAGGGAGCATGGTCCATGTCGGCCTCCCACTAG